The nucleotide window CAGTAGAGATAGAGAGCCTCGGTTAGCGTAGGATTGATTGGATACATGTTGCTGCTTTTAAATATAGTTGGAGAATAGATGCTGTCAATGCCGCACCTGAAAATCAAGCTGAACGGGGAGGAGGTTGGAGGGTGGCTCGCGGAACTCTCAACGGGGTTTCCGACCGATGAGTTCCGACTTCTGGCGACGCAACTCCGTGATGAAGGCGCGCTGGTCACGCTCGAAGTCCAAACACCCGACGGTGGCGATATCATCCAGGAATTCGAAACGACACCCGAGGTAGCTAACGTGGAAGTCCTTCATGCGGACTCGCAGGTCGTACTTCTCCAGTTCCTCACTCGGCGTTCGAAGGTCTACGATCCGCTCTACGAATCCGGCTGCATCTCGATCTATCCGACACTTCTCCAAAACGGATGGTTTTCCGTACACGTTGCCGCCGGTCACGACAGCCTAGCTAACTATTTGGAGGAACTGACGGCAGCGGAAGTTCCGTATCAGGTAATCTCTTTGTCCCAGTCCCACGAGACTGCCACAATACTCACGAACCGACAGCAGCAATTCATCGAGACAGCCATCGAGCAAGGATTCTACGACGACCCCAAAACGTGTACGCTCACCGAACTCGCAGAGACACTAAACATCCACAAGTCTGCTGCGAGTAGACTTCGACACCGTACAGAGTGTCGTTTGATTACCCACTTCGCTACCGAAACTGCACGATAGGGCAGATAGTGGTACTCTCGTGGGACATATTACGAGTTAATCGAGAACCAACTCGAGGTGGTCCGAAAATCCGATATCGGACAGGAATAGATCCGACGTGCTCCGCCTATGTCCCAAGGGGTGGCAAAACTCGGGTTCGAGAGCGGTGCCAGAGAAATCCCCAGAGACGCACGTTCTACAGATTGACTAATTACCCCCAACTACGGCCGAATTGACATCCCCCCACCCTAAAGGTCGGGTTTTAGACTTGAAACTTCGATAATCAACCCGACCTACCCGAAGAAGTAGCAGTCAATCTACAATTTCGGCGTCGAACATGGACCGCCAGCGGAGGCTGTTAACTAGACAGGCCGCTGTTTATATCATATCACCCACAAGTTCCATGGCAATAATCACCACAGTTAGGCGTGTCGCAATCGGGGACACCACAGCCATGGTACCTGACACTTCCCCAACAGCAATCAACTATTTCACCGTCTTGATAGCAACAGAACAGTTCTGTCTGTTCATGCCTCGTGTAGGTATATCTACAGAGCTCCGTCTGTAAGCAGTTACTTCCAGTACAAGCCTGTGGTTCAAGTTCGAGATTATAGTTATTCTCGGAAGTGCCTCCACTCTGACTCTTGAAGATAGAGACTTCGGTGGGATTCACCACAATTCCTTGAGCCTCCGCCAGCTGAGGGAATAATTTGATCACCACCTCACCCTCGGGGAGATTTTTCGAATATTCTATCCGGGTAGTAAACTGATTATCCTTGGCTATTGATTCGACGTAGGTTCCTTCTTCGGCTTGGAAGTACTCTTCAGCACTCATAAGAGTGAAATCACTAATCGAAGGAACAACCTCACTATGGACAAGCTCTGACTGTCTCATCTTCGTTAAGAGGTCATTTCCAACGATTTCGAACGATTGTTCAATACCTTCGACGGTATTGAATCGTGTAACTTCCTCTCTAACCTTACCGAGGTTGTTGTTAAACATCCCAGGCATCGCCCCAATGCTGAGACCTCCAACTGCAGAGAGGACTTCTCTACGATTCACACGGTCATGGTTATCATCTACCATGTCAGTTAATAATCACAAACCACAATAAAGATGTTGGCTAGATAACACCAATGAGCAGGTTTGCTGGAGGTTTGGGTGCAACTTCAATTCGGTTGTACTACAGTCGCTCCCACGGAGCAACACAAGTGCACTTCTAGTCGGTGGTGCTTTGGTTCGAGCGTACCGATTCCCCCGCAGAACCGACTGCACTGGATGGTTCTAAGACGGGTCCAGAACAACATTCCTGTTTCTCGGTGTCAAAGAATAATCTGATTCCCGCCGATGTGACACTTCTAATTGGAGGGTATTACGAATTCAGAAAGAAGTGATAAACCTGATCGCTCTATTTATCGGGGTTCTAAAAATAACAACACAGCCGAGCTTACTCTACGATGATAGCACCGCGTCCACCGAGCGCCGTGTGCGGGCCACACTCATACCGGTAGATGCCGGTTTCGGTAAACGTGTGTTCGAAGTGTTTGCCGGGGTCGGACTTTGGGGCGTCCGTGCCGAAGTCCTCCTCTTTGAAGCGGATACTGTGCATTCCACCCTTCCCACTCCAAATCCAGTTGATAGTCGTTCCCGGCGAGATTTTAATGGCGGCCGGGTCGAATGCGAGGTCCGAAGCGTTCCCTCTCGCACCGACGGTGACGTCAACCGAACTCGAAGTCGTCCGGTCGAGCACCGACCCGTCGTAGTTACTGGTATCGGCTAACCATTTGTCGACTTTCGGGTACTCGCTTCGTGCAATGGACTCGACGACAACGAGGCCTTTCATCCCAATCTCGGCGTGGGGTTCGGAGACGTATCGATAGTTTCCTTCCTCCTCAAAGGTGTACTGGAACGTCGAGCCCTTGTTTGCAACCGGTTTCCCACTGTCGAACGTTCCGTCCGTAGCGACGACGTTGTACGCCGTCTCTTCGTCGGTCCACTTCCATGTGACCGTGGTACCGGGCAGAACCTTCACCGCGGCTGGCGAAAACGAGTTCGTACCCCAAGTACCGAGGTACACCGTCGGAGGGTCATCGAACCGGTAGTCTCGGAGTCGAACCGCGTACGAGTCGTTCGCGGAACGACGCCAAGCGTCCAACGACTCGTTTTGATTTTCGGTCATCTGCTCTGCGGTTTCGTTGGAGGGCGTTCCCTTGGCATCTGAATCGGAGTCACTCGCGGCCGTCGAACCGGTATAGCCGACGAGTCCACCGAGACCTGTTACTGCTAGTCCGCGCAGCAACGTTCGCCTATTTGTTGGAACCATAACAATTGATGGTGGAATCGGACTGCTACAAAATGGTAAGACCGTTTGCCGTGTTTTGGAAACACGGTGTGACACTTTTGTAAGATAAATACGTATTGTCAGTACTTGTAGGCAGTGACATCACCAACGGGATCCGACCCGTGTCGAAAATCGTACTCCGTCGTGGATTCACAACCGCAAACTCCGCTGCGCCGTCGATAGCACTGTGTCTACTCAGCCGACACCTCGCGCATCAGTCCGGGAAAGATATCAACCAACTTCATCCCAATCGAGCGGTCTTCCGTCCCACTTGTTGATAATCGGTTCGCGAAAGTCGGTGCCGAACGCTCGGGAGCTGACAGCGATAATCGGTGGTGCCTGGACGCGTTTGAACGTCGAGCGCGTGAGTCGGTTGTAGGTGTCGTAAACGGTCTCTTCGAACGCTTCTATGGTGTATCGGTCGTAGACGGAACGGCCCTGGCGGTCGCGATATCGTTCGGAGTCGAGTTCCTCGGTTTCGAACTGCGCGACGAGTTCAGCAGGGTCCATACGGTTTTCGAGCAAGTCGTCGACGAGTGGTGCGACCGTCGAGTAATCGAACGGGTCGACCTGGTCCGCTGCGAGTTCGGCCGATGGCTCGATTTCGAACGTCTCCGCTGGAATCAGCTCTTCTCCGTGCCGCTCGTTGACGTATCGAGCGACGTCGTAGACTTCCATCTTCGAGAGGTCGCCCAAGATATCGAGGCCACCATCCATGTCGCCGTACAGGGTTACGTACCCGAGAGCCATCTCAGTCTCGTTGCCGTTCGAAACCAACATCGCGGACTCATCTGCTGGCGAGTCGTTCGCTACCAACATCATGAGTAGCCCACGAACGCGTGCATACACGTTCTCTTTTGCCGTTTCGGAGTCGATATCGTCGTAGTGCTTCTCGTAGGTGTCCAGAATCTCGTCGTAAATGGACTGAACCGGAATGGTTCGGTATTCGACACCAAAATTAGCCGCGAGTACCTTGGCAATGCTCTTCGTGGTCTCTGTGTTGACCGCCGAGGGGAGGTTGAACGCAATTACATTCTCCGGCCCGAGTGCGTCGACACAGACTGCCAATCCGAGTGACGAATCGATGCCACCAGAGATTGGTTCGAGGATTTTCTCGAAGCCGGTTTTGCGAGCATAATCACGAACACCCATAACGAGTGCATCGTACAGTTCTTTTTCCCGGCGCTCCGTCGAGATAGTCGTCGGCGTGTATTGGGAATGGGAGTCAGACTGAGAGCGGGACTGGGACTGAGAGCGGGACTGGGACTGAGAGCGGGACTGGGAGAGCACGGCGTCGTCTTGACTCACCGTGACGTGGAC belongs to Haloferax mediterranei ATCC 33500 and includes:
- a CDS encoding helix-turn-helix domain-containing protein — encoded protein: MPHLKIKLNGEEVGGWLAELSTGFPTDEFRLLATQLRDEGALVTLEVQTPDGGDIIQEFETTPEVANVEVLHADSQVVLLQFLTRRSKVYDPLYESGCISIYPTLLQNGWFSVHVAAGHDSLANYLEELTAAEVPYQVISLSQSHETATILTNRQQQFIETAIEQGFYDDPKTCTLTELAETLNIHKSAASRLRHRTECRLITHFATETAR
- a CDS encoding halocyanin domain-containing protein; protein product: MLRGLAVTGLGGLVGYTGSTAASDSDSDAKGTPSNETAEQMTENQNESLDAWRRSANDSYAVRLRDYRFDDPPTVYLGTWGTNSFSPAAVKVLPGTTVTWKWTDEETAYNVVATDGTFDSGKPVANKGSTFQYTFEEEGNYRYVSEPHAEIGMKGLVVVESIARSEYPKVDKWLADTSNYDGSVLDRTTSSSVDVTVGARGNASDLAFDPAAIKISPGTTINWIWSGKGGMHSIRFKEEDFGTDAPKSDPGKHFEHTFTETGIYRYECGPHTALGGRGAIIVE
- a CDS encoding NAD+ synthase, which codes for MDIDVTLSQVNPTTGDIKGNTDRIVDSLERAEQDGSDVVVFPEMAITGYCIRDLIEDETFVDENRRALDYIRRRTGDTAVVVGVIDRDDRGVYNAAAVLQNGTVRGIARKVLLPNYRYFDDERYFEAGEDISPIQIAVNGEQMDLGVTVCEDMWDEEYDRQPITELADAGADLLININASPFEAGKRQTRHEIIQRHIEQTGLPLIYVNTVGVADVEKNILVFDGDSLAYAADGTLLAKAAQFTEDSVHVTVSQDDAVLSQSRSQSQSRSQSQSRSQSDSHSQYTPTTISTERREKELYDALVMGVRDYARKTGFEKILEPISGGIDSSLGLAVCVDALGPENVIAFNLPSAVNTETTKSIAKVLAANFGVEYRTIPVQSIYDEILDTYEKHYDDIDSETAKENVYARVRGLLMMLVANDSPADESAMLVSNGNETEMALGYVTLYGDMDGGLDILGDLSKMEVYDVARYVNERHGEELIPAETFEIEPSAELAADQVDPFDYSTVAPLVDDLLENRMDPAELVAQFETEELDSERYRDRQGRSVYDRYTIEAFEETVYDTYNRLTRSTFKRVQAPPIIAVSSRAFGTDFREPIINKWDGRPLDWDEVG